The Xyrauchen texanus isolate HMW12.3.18 chromosome 28, RBS_HiC_50CHRs, whole genome shotgun sequence genome has a segment encoding these proteins:
- the rd3l gene encoding protein RD3-like encodes MESRHHGPGSPAIPFFGWSKWPNTESVPAQGCMAPAGPGRMLLQELLWQLEKRAVQVQEEEFQYSKSRGILTHRHPPAYPSPLALIPASERHQLERLCGRIPPSHTAIVLTRFHDLLAHNDISPWELVGVFKHVLKDFLRRQEDKVQRRPLPSAPPAISSAPIPPIESGNKNHWAENASRSSPEESRKQREEIPTISSYVDKRLHAACPYSIHRDWSLPYFHPFTFEAYSTTL; translated from the exons ATGGAGTCAAGGCATCATGGACCTGGAAG CCCAGCAATTCCATTCTTCGGTTGGTCCAAATGGCCCAACACAGAAAGTGTCCCAGCTCAAGGATGTATGGCACCTGCAGGCCCGGGTCGAATGCTGCTGCAAGAACTGCTTTGGCAGCTAGAGAAAAGGGCGGTTCAGGTTCAAGAGGAGGAGTTCCAATACAGCAAATCCCGTGGCATTCTGACACACCGTCACCCCCCAGCATACCCAAGCCCGCTGGCCCTCATACCTGCCTCAGAGCGTCATCAGCTAGAGCGCCTCTGTGGGCGCATCCCACCCTCACACACTGCCATTGTACTTACTAG GTTTCATGATCTTTTGGCCCACAATGACATCTCTCCCTGGGAGCTGGTGGGTGTCTTCAAGCATGTTCTTAAGGACTTCCTGAGGAGACAGGAAGACAAAGTGCAGAGGCGTCCACTCCCTTCAGCTCCACCAGCAATTTCTTCTGCTCCCATTCCACCTATAGAGAGTGGTAATAAAAATCACTGGGCTGAAAATGCCTCTCGGTCTTCACCAGAGGAGTCCAGAAAACAAAGAGAGGAGATCCCTACTATTTCTAGTTATGTGGATAAACGCTTGCATGCTGCCTGCCCTTACTCTATCCACCGAGATTGGAGCCTGCCCTATTTCCACCCTTTTACATTTGAGGCCTACAGCACCACTTTGTGA